The Primulina eburnea isolate SZY01 chromosome 8, ASM2296580v1, whole genome shotgun sequence genome contains a region encoding:
- the LOC140838846 gene encoding transcriptional adapter ADA2b-like isoform X1 gives MLYYMQYIKLVYILLLILECSGQGIGEGKRALYHCNYCNKDITGRIRIKCGVCSDFDLCIECFSVGAEVHPHKSGHRYRVMDILSFLLICPEWNADEEMLLLEGTEMYGMCNWAEVAEHVGTKTKEACIEHYRNAYLNSPHFPIPDMKHVVGKNRNELLAMAKGHLDDKKGELQLKEESSFSPSRVKVEDSYKSGPSGRLPSIFMAENLAGAKVKASKMAHIKDQSDLLKMEDHMSGRSSGGNIPKSANIEAPTLPDPGGYNANRQEFDPEYDNDAEQLLADMEFKETDTEEERELKLRVLRIYSKRLDERKRRKDFILDRNILHASPFHKELSQEERDLCRQYDVVMRFHSKEEHEELLKAVVSEHRILKRIQELKEARAAGCRSSAEADIYLEQKLRDAEDGACLKESYQAGPSSQESLNVPVSSDSFGTYSNTPSAGQANSTQTDMDIVSFSAANCLSESEKQLCREIRLAPPDFLKLQSDMTIQFMIGNLSNKSDAYSFFQIDRTKIDRVYDLLLKKGLVQHDISSYSLKYAPVHDVLGSCDCL, from the exons ATGTTATATTACATGCAATACATTAAACTGGTTTATATCCTGCTTTTAATTCTTGAATGCTCAGGTCAGGGTATAGGTGAAGGAAAAAGGGCTTTATACCATTGTAACTATTGCAACAAAGATATAACTGGGAGAATTCGCATAAAATGTGGTGTATGTTCTGATTTTGACCTGTGCATTGAGTGTTTCTCAGTAGGAGCTGAGGTTCATCCACACAAAAGTGGTCATCGGTATCGGGTTATG GACATATTATCCTTTCTTCTCATATGTCCAGAATGGAATGCTGATGAAGAAATGCTACTTCTGGAG GGGACTGAAATGTATGGCATGTGTAACTGGGCAGAAGTTGCAGAGCATGTTGGAACAAAGACAAAGGAGGCGTGTATAGAACATTATAGGAATGCTTATCTAAACTCTCCTCACTTTCCTATACCG GACATGAAACACGTAGTGGGTAAAAATAGAAATGAACTCCTTGCTATGGCTAAAGGGCATCTTGATGACAAAAAAG GGGAACTTCAGCTAAAGGAGGAATCTTCGTTCTCTCCCTCGAGAGTCAA AGTTGAAGATTCATACAAAAGCGGTCCTTCAGGTCGTTTACCTTCCATCTTCATGGCAG AAAATCTTGCTGGAGCGAAAGTTAAGGCATCCAAAATGGCCCACATCAAGGATCAGAGTGATCTTTTAAAAATGGAGG ATCATATGTCAGGGAGGAGTTCTGGTGGGAACATACCAAAATCAGCAAATATTGAGGCCCCAACTTTACCGGATCCAGGTGGTTATAATGCAAACAGACAAGAATTTGATCCTGAATATGATAATGATGCGGAACAATTGTTGGCTGATATGGAATTCAAGGAAACTGATACTGAAGAGGAGCGTGAGTTGAAACTGCGAGTGCTTCGTATATATTCAAAGAG ACTTGATGAGCGAAAAAGGAGGAAGGATTTCATTCTGGATAGGAACATACTCCATGCTAGTCCATTTCATAAGGAATTATCTCAAGAAGAGAGGGATTTATGCAGGCAATATGATGTCGTCATGCGTTTCCATTCCAAGGAGGAGCATGAAGAACTTCTAAAAGCTGTAGTGTCAGAGCACAGGATTCTGAAACGAATTCAAGAACTTAAG GAAGCACGAGCTGCCGGATGTCGTTCTTCAGCTGAAGCTGACATATATCTTGAGCAAAAACTGCGGGATGCTGAAGATGGTGCTTGCCTGAAAGAAAGTTATCAGGCTGGACCAAGCAGCCAGGAAAGTTTGAATGTACCTGTTTCCTCAGATTCATTTGGTACCTACTCGAACACACCATCTGCTGGCCAAGCCAACTCAACACAGACTGATATGGATATTGTTTCATTTTCTGCTGCAAATTGTTTATCTGAATCT GAGAAACAACTGTGCCGCGAGATCAGGTTAGCGCCACCTGATTTTCTGAAACTTCAGTCGGATATGACCATACAGTTTATGATCGGAAATTTATCCAACAAATCCGATGCTTACTCATTCTTCCAAATTGATCGAACCAAAATAGACAGGGTATATGATCTGCTTTTGAAGAAGGGATTGGTTCAGCATGATATTTCCAGCTACTCGCTCAAATATGCACCAGTTCATGATGTTTTAGGATCATGTGATTGTCTATGA
- the LOC140838846 gene encoding transcriptional adapter ADA2b-like isoform X2 — MLYYMQYIKLVYILLLILECSGQGIGEGKRALYHCNYCNKDITGRIRIKCGVCSDFDLCIECFSVGAEVHPHKSGHRYRVMDILSFLLICPEWNADEEMLLLEGTEMYGMCNWAEVAEHVGTKTKEACIEHYRNAYLNSPHFPIPDMKHVVGKNRNELLAMAKGHLDDKKGELQLKEESSFSPSRVKVEDSYKSGPSGRLPSIFMAENLAGAKVKASKMAHIKDQSDLLKMEGRSSGGNIPKSANIEAPTLPDPGGYNANRQEFDPEYDNDAEQLLADMEFKETDTEEERELKLRVLRIYSKRLDERKRRKDFILDRNILHASPFHKELSQEERDLCRQYDVVMRFHSKEEHEELLKAVVSEHRILKRIQELKEARAAGCRSSAEADIYLEQKLRDAEDGACLKESYQAGPSSQESLNVPVSSDSFGTYSNTPSAGQANSTQTDMDIVSFSAANCLSESEKQLCREIRLAPPDFLKLQSDMTIQFMIGNLSNKSDAYSFFQIDRTKIDRVYDLLLKKGLVQHDISSYSLKYAPVHDVLGSCDCL, encoded by the exons ATGTTATATTACATGCAATACATTAAACTGGTTTATATCCTGCTTTTAATTCTTGAATGCTCAGGTCAGGGTATAGGTGAAGGAAAAAGGGCTTTATACCATTGTAACTATTGCAACAAAGATATAACTGGGAGAATTCGCATAAAATGTGGTGTATGTTCTGATTTTGACCTGTGCATTGAGTGTTTCTCAGTAGGAGCTGAGGTTCATCCACACAAAAGTGGTCATCGGTATCGGGTTATG GACATATTATCCTTTCTTCTCATATGTCCAGAATGGAATGCTGATGAAGAAATGCTACTTCTGGAG GGGACTGAAATGTATGGCATGTGTAACTGGGCAGAAGTTGCAGAGCATGTTGGAACAAAGACAAAGGAGGCGTGTATAGAACATTATAGGAATGCTTATCTAAACTCTCCTCACTTTCCTATACCG GACATGAAACACGTAGTGGGTAAAAATAGAAATGAACTCCTTGCTATGGCTAAAGGGCATCTTGATGACAAAAAAG GGGAACTTCAGCTAAAGGAGGAATCTTCGTTCTCTCCCTCGAGAGTCAA AGTTGAAGATTCATACAAAAGCGGTCCTTCAGGTCGTTTACCTTCCATCTTCATGGCAG AAAATCTTGCTGGAGCGAAAGTTAAGGCATCCAAAATGGCCCACATCAAGGATCAGAGTGATCTTTTAAAAATGGAGG GGAGGAGTTCTGGTGGGAACATACCAAAATCAGCAAATATTGAGGCCCCAACTTTACCGGATCCAGGTGGTTATAATGCAAACAGACAAGAATTTGATCCTGAATATGATAATGATGCGGAACAATTGTTGGCTGATATGGAATTCAAGGAAACTGATACTGAAGAGGAGCGTGAGTTGAAACTGCGAGTGCTTCGTATATATTCAAAGAG ACTTGATGAGCGAAAAAGGAGGAAGGATTTCATTCTGGATAGGAACATACTCCATGCTAGTCCATTTCATAAGGAATTATCTCAAGAAGAGAGGGATTTATGCAGGCAATATGATGTCGTCATGCGTTTCCATTCCAAGGAGGAGCATGAAGAACTTCTAAAAGCTGTAGTGTCAGAGCACAGGATTCTGAAACGAATTCAAGAACTTAAG GAAGCACGAGCTGCCGGATGTCGTTCTTCAGCTGAAGCTGACATATATCTTGAGCAAAAACTGCGGGATGCTGAAGATGGTGCTTGCCTGAAAGAAAGTTATCAGGCTGGACCAAGCAGCCAGGAAAGTTTGAATGTACCTGTTTCCTCAGATTCATTTGGTACCTACTCGAACACACCATCTGCTGGCCAAGCCAACTCAACACAGACTGATATGGATATTGTTTCATTTTCTGCTGCAAATTGTTTATCTGAATCT GAGAAACAACTGTGCCGCGAGATCAGGTTAGCGCCACCTGATTTTCTGAAACTTCAGTCGGATATGACCATACAGTTTATGATCGGAAATTTATCCAACAAATCCGATGCTTACTCATTCTTCCAAATTGATCGAACCAAAATAGACAGGGTATATGATCTGCTTTTGAAGAAGGGATTGGTTCAGCATGATATTTCCAGCTACTCGCTCAAATATGCACCAGTTCATGATGTTTTAGGATCATGTGATTGTCTATGA
- the LOC140838846 gene encoding transcriptional adapter ADA2b-like isoform X3, producing MLLLEGTEMYGMCNWAEVAEHVGTKTKEACIEHYRNAYLNSPHFPIPDMKHVVGKNRNELLAMAKGHLDDKKGELQLKEESSFSPSRVKVEDSYKSGPSGRLPSIFMAENLAGAKVKASKMAHIKDQSDLLKMEDHMSGRSSGGNIPKSANIEAPTLPDPGGYNANRQEFDPEYDNDAEQLLADMEFKETDTEEERELKLRVLRIYSKRLDERKRRKDFILDRNILHASPFHKELSQEERDLCRQYDVVMRFHSKEEHEELLKAVVSEHRILKRIQELKEARAAGCRSSAEADIYLEQKLRDAEDGACLKESYQAGPSSQESLNVPVSSDSFGTYSNTPSAGQANSTQTDMDIVSFSAANCLSESEKQLCREIRLAPPDFLKLQSDMTIQFMIGNLSNKSDAYSFFQIDRTKIDRVYDLLLKKGLVQHDISSYSLKYAPVHDVLGSCDCL from the exons ATGCTACTTCTGGAG GGGACTGAAATGTATGGCATGTGTAACTGGGCAGAAGTTGCAGAGCATGTTGGAACAAAGACAAAGGAGGCGTGTATAGAACATTATAGGAATGCTTATCTAAACTCTCCTCACTTTCCTATACCG GACATGAAACACGTAGTGGGTAAAAATAGAAATGAACTCCTTGCTATGGCTAAAGGGCATCTTGATGACAAAAAAG GGGAACTTCAGCTAAAGGAGGAATCTTCGTTCTCTCCCTCGAGAGTCAA AGTTGAAGATTCATACAAAAGCGGTCCTTCAGGTCGTTTACCTTCCATCTTCATGGCAG AAAATCTTGCTGGAGCGAAAGTTAAGGCATCCAAAATGGCCCACATCAAGGATCAGAGTGATCTTTTAAAAATGGAGG ATCATATGTCAGGGAGGAGTTCTGGTGGGAACATACCAAAATCAGCAAATATTGAGGCCCCAACTTTACCGGATCCAGGTGGTTATAATGCAAACAGACAAGAATTTGATCCTGAATATGATAATGATGCGGAACAATTGTTGGCTGATATGGAATTCAAGGAAACTGATACTGAAGAGGAGCGTGAGTTGAAACTGCGAGTGCTTCGTATATATTCAAAGAG ACTTGATGAGCGAAAAAGGAGGAAGGATTTCATTCTGGATAGGAACATACTCCATGCTAGTCCATTTCATAAGGAATTATCTCAAGAAGAGAGGGATTTATGCAGGCAATATGATGTCGTCATGCGTTTCCATTCCAAGGAGGAGCATGAAGAACTTCTAAAAGCTGTAGTGTCAGAGCACAGGATTCTGAAACGAATTCAAGAACTTAAG GAAGCACGAGCTGCCGGATGTCGTTCTTCAGCTGAAGCTGACATATATCTTGAGCAAAAACTGCGGGATGCTGAAGATGGTGCTTGCCTGAAAGAAAGTTATCAGGCTGGACCAAGCAGCCAGGAAAGTTTGAATGTACCTGTTTCCTCAGATTCATTTGGTACCTACTCGAACACACCATCTGCTGGCCAAGCCAACTCAACACAGACTGATATGGATATTGTTTCATTTTCTGCTGCAAATTGTTTATCTGAATCT GAGAAACAACTGTGCCGCGAGATCAGGTTAGCGCCACCTGATTTTCTGAAACTTCAGTCGGATATGACCATACAGTTTATGATCGGAAATTTATCCAACAAATCCGATGCTTACTCATTCTTCCAAATTGATCGAACCAAAATAGACAGGGTATATGATCTGCTTTTGAAGAAGGGATTGGTTCAGCATGATATTTCCAGCTACTCGCTCAAATATGCACCAGTTCATGATGTTTTAGGATCATGTGATTGTCTATGA